One Salvelinus fontinalis isolate EN_2023a chromosome 22, ASM2944872v1, whole genome shotgun sequence genomic window, ccctcaagctctgttaggttggatggggagtgtcgctgcacagctattttcaagtctttccagagatgttgaATCGGGTTCAAGCCTGGGCcctggctgggccaatcaagcacattcagagacttaagccactcctgcattgacttggctgtgtgcttagggtcgttatcctgttttgaaggtgaatcttcaccccagtctgaggtcctgagggctctggaacaggttttcatcaaggatctccctgtactttaCTCTGTTTATCTGTGCCTCGATACTGACAGgtctccctgccgctgaaaaacatccccacagcatgatgctgccaccaccatgcttcaccgtagggatggtattggccaggtgatgagcagtgcctggtttccttcagatgtgatgcttggcattccggccaaatagttcaatcttggtttcatcagagcagagaattttgtttctcatggtctgagaatcctttaggtgccttttggcaaactccaagtgggctgtcgtgccttttactgagaagttgcttccgtctggccactctaccataaaggcctgattggtggagtgctgcagagatggttgtccttctagagctctgtcagtgaccatcgggtgcttggtcacctccctgaccaaggctcttctcccttgattgctcagtttggctgggcggccagctctaggaagattcttggtggttccaaactttttccatttaagaatgatggaggccactgtgttcttggggaccttcagtgctgcagccattttttggtacccttccctagatctgcgcctcgacacaatccggtctctgagctctacggacatttccttcgccctcatggcctggtttttgcactgacatgcactgtcaactgtgggaccttatatagacaggtgtgtgcctttccaaaccatgtccaatcaatttaatttaccacaagcAGACTCTGCTCCAATCTGCttgatgtagaaacatctcaaggatgatcaatggaaacaggatgcacctgagcttaatttcaagtctcatagggtctgaatacttatgtaaataaggtatttatttttttacatttttataaatttgcaaacataaaaaaaaacttttcggtttgtcattatgtggtattgtgtgtagattgagagttaatttaatcaattttagaattaggctgtttCGTAACAATGTGGagaaaggttctgaatacttttcgaatgcactgtagatgcaCAGATATCATACCAAGATCTATTAACATAACCATGTTAGCTAAAACAGTGTCCATCGTAACTACACACTGGGTATATGTTCAGTTTCTGTTTTCACCCTACTTCTCCACAGTCAAAGCCATAATCGACCATGAGGTAAAGAATGGAATACCCGCCAATCGTGTGATGCTTGGAGGGTTCTCTCAGGTGAGGTTACTCAATGTCAATCGCTCTGAAGGTGTTGTGCAAAAAATACCTATTTTTCCATTTCCTGATTGTCAGTGATTTTTCAACATTGCTGTTGGAACTGTGTAAACTGAACCATGAACAACATCTCCATAGGTCTGAACACATTCTACCTTTTTCTTTCCCTCTATTTTCCACTGTCTCCCAGGGTGGGGCTCTGTCCTTGTATACCGCTCTCACCTGTCAGCAGCAATTGGCGGGTGTGGTTGCCCTCAGTTGCTGGCTGCCGCTTCACAAGAGTTTCCCACAGGTACATTTGCACAGCTTACTTGTTTCTCTACAATTTCCGGTACTCAGTCCCCTGAACATTCCACAGAGCTGTTTCTTTTATTACTGGGCTGGATTCtgttcttctctccattgctcttGATGATTTTGCTGTATAGATATGAATGAACTGAGTAGGTTATTTGACGTTAGAACCTGGTCTTGGTCTTCACTTTTTGCTTTTAATAATTTAATGTAATGGTCTGTTGTGCCCATGAGGCGGCGAGCACCAGCGGGAATAGGGACATGCCCATACTGCAGTGTCATGGGGAGATGGACCCCATGATCCCAGTGCAGTTTGGGGCCATGACGGCCGAGAAGCTCAAGATCATCGTCAACCCTCAGAAAATCACCTTCCGGACCTACCCGGGACTCATGCACAGCTCCTGTCCTCAGGTAGAAGGGGATTTTGGTTGCAACATGCATGAGTAGCAATGTTGTTCTGCGTGTGCTAATGGTTTTCTATGAGTATCAATGTTGTTCTGCGTGTGCTAATGGTTTTCTATGAGTATCAGTGTGGAAGTATTCATGATGTTCGGTTTCTTATACGCTTCTTTATTTTGGTCTTGCAGGAGATGGCAGCAGTGAAGGAGTTCATTGAGAAGCAGTTGCCCCGAATCTGACCTCACCTCAACCCCACTGTGACTCTTAGAcgctgacctctcacctctgacctGCCATTCTCTCACAGGAAACAGCCATGAGCACCGCCCCCaccacacaaacaaacagtaacACTTACTTTCACATAACATCCTAATCATAATACATGCCTCATTCCATAAAAATCCAACGCACATCATACAGGACACACCTTTTATAAACGCACAGTTTTGAACACACTGAGGTGTGCAAACAAGTCTTCGCTTTGAGGGAGAATCACTGATAAACACAGTACATTCCCCTGGGACTCTTTTATCTTACCCAACCCTCCATtatctcctctttctttctctgaacCTCCactcctgtttccctccattgcTGTGTGTGTCAATGAGTGAAGCAGTAAGTGAGCAGGGGGGCTCCTCCTGTTCCTAGATGCCACTCGGTGTCAGAGCCTGAATCAGGCTGAGGAGATGGCAGGTTCAGCAGCCTGTGGTTCTGGTCCTCAGGCTTTGAGGGTCTGGTGCCGTCTGGAGTGACTCTGGTGCTGTGTATGCTGTTCCCAACGGGTTCACGGCCGCTGGTGGGGTTGTGGTCACGCCACAGCTACCCATGGGTGCCCCGTCACTCCTGGGTGCccgtacttgtgctgattcaatTATCTGACGTTATAAAAACCCCAATTGAAATAAAGGAAACCAGTGGATCATTACTTTTGCCACAATGTTCTGTTCTTTACCACAATTTAGGGTTATTGATGATGTGGATAATGTGTACATTTATGTGATTTATTTTGTTTGCCGAAAATGGGCCATGATAAAACTAAATGTATAAAATCAAACATTTCCATTGCCTGAATCCAAAATGATTGTGGCAGGATTGAATGAAATGTATTGACAAAGATTACAATTATTAATTTCATACACCTTAAAGGGCTTagggctttaaaaaaaaatcatataaATTGTTTTAGCTACTTGTATTTGTCTATTGCACTAAAGAGATGGTCAGCAAAGATAAAAAATAGATTGATAGTGTATTACTCCAGATGGTACCAGAACCAGACCAGAACATAAAATGTAGTTCACACAACTTGACTTGTTTGACTGCAGCTCTTCCTAGCCGTTCCCTCTCAGCATCTAGCATTTGACCAGTGAGACATGTTCCATTCCATCCATGTCCAGCACAAATACGCTTCCGCCCTCTCACTGACCAGGGTCATTTTTACTGTCAAGCAAAACTATTCACTCATTTGACAACTTACCTTCACCCACTAATACAGTGTGAAAGGTCAGAGTTAACTTTAACCAGGTCTTGTAATTTGACTCTTAAAATTGGTATGCACTGGGAAGGCTGAGAAAAAAAGCTGTTCCTTTATTAATGATTAAAAAATGATGATTAAAATGGTgatttaaacaaaaaaaaaagcATTAGCCTTGAACAACTTGCGGAGCTTGGGCGTAGGACTTTAACTCTGAGTCATTGCTAAAATCAGGTGTTCTGTATTTTCCTTTTGTCAATGTTTTCTCTTTATGACCTATTCTGTAATACTGAAACCTAATTTAAAATGGTAGACATTGGAGAATAAAACGACTGTATTAATTGTTCCGCTATTTAATGAATGTCTCTTACTCCCTATTTGTCTTATTACATCTTTCCCCATGTCATCTTCCTTGACCCAGCACGTTTACTTTTCACTTGTATTAGTGGACTACATTTTGTGTGCTTTTCTCTCTTCCATCCCTTTTTGccttctagtcccatcctatcACCTAATTCCCTGTGGGACAAGGTTGAATAAAGTGTCTCATGTCTGTTCTCTTGTTGTACTTTGTCATTGTTAGAATTTTTACAGTTGTGGCTCATTTAGATTTTTCATTTTGTCTCAATGTGTTTTGTCATCTCATCATTGTGTCTGTTATCTGATTGGCTAAAATATGTTGAGCGACTGTTGGTCCCTCaggttattttattttctatgACACCTGTATGTGGAATAAATGATGCAAATAACAGTGCATTTGAACAGTTTTTGTTTTTGTCGAACATGATTACAGTATTAATGTGTCTGGTCTGAACTGTACGTCACATTGTTCAAGAAAATACGGACAAAGTGTGCAATTCATTGTTGCagaccatagagaatgatagaggcctctagtggccgAAAGGCCGTTTTAGAATGGGCTgagccattgagggcttccatcaTGCTTCTGTTGATGTTAAATGCTTCTGTTCTGTTAAAGTAATCAAAGTAGTCACCTGGGTGGGGATTTCTATGAGTTGTaacctcaatggcgctgcccatgctgtcacagatgtTAAATTAGGACAGatataaagatgagtcctctatctctatggtgCAGACACTGGAATATGTATGAATTCGGGTGGTTaaacctctacaggattggtgcccccgccccccccccccccccccctgtgggacggttgagctaacgtaggctaatgtgattagcatgaggtcgtaagtaacaagaacatttcccaggacaaagacatatctgatatgtgcagaaagcttaaattctgcacccttccaatttacagtagctattagtgAAAGAATactatgctattgtttgaggagagtgcacagttatgaacttgaaaatgtatcaataaaccaattaggcacatttgggcagacttgatacaacattttgaacagaaatgcaaacgTTCATTGggtcagtctaaaactttgcacatacactgctgccatctagtggacaaaatcGAAATTGAACCTAacctggaataatacattgtgacctttctcttgcatttcaaagattacattctttttaaataaaaaatattatcttgtattatcttttaccagatctaatgtgttgtaTTCTCCtaaattaatttcacatttccacaaacatcaaagtgtttcctttcaaatggtatcaataatatgcatatccttgcttcaggtcctgagctacaggcagttagatttgggtatgtcattttaggcgaaaatgagTTGTGTTTGAAAGTCTGTCACTGAAGTGAAGCCCGATGACATGCATGAATAGATCTAGTACTATAACGCCGTCATCAAAGTAAACATGATGTTTATTGAGACATTGTGCAAAATAACAGTTTCTCCTTTGCCTTCTCTCTAATGTAAACCTTTTTATTTGCCTTTGAGTTGAGTTTCAGAAAGTTTTTTAAAAGTATAGCTGTCCTCAAGATGAGTGAGGTGATTTCAGAAACTCTGGTAATGGCATCCGTCTGCAGCACTGCATTGTCGATAATTGTTTAATAATTCAACACATTTCACAAGCCTATTTTGGTAAAAAATGCACTTATGGTTAATTAACCAAATCTGTCAAAATATCATGTGTAGGTTAGGAGATGCATTCACAGATGCATTCTTGTCACTGATGCAAATTGTAGGTCTTTTTCCAGACATGGGGGTGCTTATTACATCAAAAAATGACAAGACTAATAGATTGTTATAAATTCACAGAGAAGCTAATGATGTGAGGGAATGAcaaaagaaacagaaaacatgtATTAATGGTGTCATTATTAGACTATAGGCAAACAGGGATTTGACAAAAACTGTACATGGTATCAAGGCCATGAGGGATTGGTGGATTTCTCAGGCATTGCAGCTGTGCTTTTCCATAGGAATATGACTGTTCCCTTCAATATCAGAAACCTAGATTTTTTTATTTGCATGTTCTTGCACCTTTGGTAGTCTGTCAAATTATGAGTGAGAATTGTTTTTATTCCTGCATGTCCACCATGGGTCTTTGAGTAAAAAAATTAATACTGAGACAATAAGCTATTTAAACCTATTCCTGGACTAAAAATCAAAAGTATGGATATTCTCCATAGTGTATCCTTTTTAGTCCAGTGGGTAAATCTGGGTCCAGGAAACCGGAAGATAGTGCACTGATTCCTTTGACAAGACATGAACCTTTCGCAAAACTTCAAACTCAACTCTCACAAACCACCGTTGTGGGTATGTCCCACTGGCAACTTCCTGTGCCAACTCTGAGTAACTTTCATTGCCATTCAGGACAAGGAACAGGTCATAAGCAATTTCCTGGGTAATGACTATTTTTTAGTGTCCCCTTTCAACTGCCTCTGACAACAACGGTTTAGGTCTGCAGAGGCCAATCTAACCCTCCGTGTCTGGGTTACTGTCATTTCTGATTATTAGCCCAACCTTGCAATGGCAATGCTTTGAAATTAAGACTGACTGAGTGAATCACAGAGCCCACTGAAGttcaaaatagtcaaaatagtAGTATCGATTACTGCACTGTAAAAGTCATCCCATATCAGAATATAATAACAAATGTTTGTTGTAATTTtggatgtatttaaaaaaatatatatatatatttaaccaggcaagtcagttaagaacaaattcttatttacaatgacggcctaccccagccaaacccagacgacgctgggccaattgtacgccaccctatgggactcccaatcacagccggatgtgatgcagcctggattcacctcttgcaatgagatgcagtgtcttagaccactgcgccactcgggagccctgtaTAGATGAAGAAATGTATAGAGGAAGAGCTGCAGAAATAACCAAATTCAATACGTTCAAATCACACGCTTATAAATTACTTACAAGGCTTGTACACTTACAAAATACTGGATTAAAGAACAACAATTGTACCGAGACAAATATAGAATAGCACTTTATTTTTTAGCAAATTCCGTATGTATAAGAATAAGAAAATAATTAATAGAATTAACTTATTACGACAAATCTTGATAAGAGTCCATCCAGGAACCAGTCCAAAAACATATAATAAAGAAATATTTAATTATAGATATAATAACTAAATAAAGGTACATTTTGCACTCTCAAAATCTAATATTCAGTGCAAACTTAGCTCATCATAATAGTAAATACATAACACTGCAATAAATACATAACAACTCTTATAACACTGCAATTTAGCCATATAAATCAGGTTGTTGCATATCATCATCTCAACAGGATTTTTTTATCACTGGCATAATATAATACACATCATACATGATGAAACTGAATGATTGTGttatgaaaggctggtcatggctcaccgACTGCCCTCTCCCAacaggacaaaaggaacacctatgtgagaatgttgttcattgactacagctcaacattcaaaaccatagtgcccacgaatctcatcactaagctaaagaccctgggactaaacacctccctctgcaactggatcctggacatcctgacgggccgcccccaggtggtgagggtatgatcaccgacaacaatgagacagcttatagggaggaggtcagagaactggcagtgtggtgccaggacaacaacctctccctcaacgtagcaagacaaaggagttgatcgtggactataggaaaaggcgggccaaacaggcccccattaacatcgacagggctgtagtggagcaggtcgagagtttcaagttccttggtgtcctcatcaccaacgaactatcatggtccaaacacaccaagacagttgtgaagagggcacgacaacaccttttccccctcaagaggtccccagatcctcaaaaagttatacagctgccccatcgagagcatcctgaccggttgcaccacctgctatggcaactgctcggcatctgaccataaggcgttacagagggtagtgcgtacggcccagtacatcactggggccaagcttcctgccatccagggcctatatactaggcagtgtcagaggaaggcccaaaaaattgtcaaagactccagtcacccaagtcataaactgttctctctgctaccgcatggcaagcgatcCCAGAGCCCCAAGtcaaggaccaaaaggctccttaacagcttctaccctcaagccatatgactgctgaacaattaatcaaatggccacacagactatttacattgacacccgaTCAATGATAGTAGAGTTGTTCAATTTTATGTACTCTCTACATTTCTATAAAACACAATTTTGCTGACTTGGGAGTTGGGAGTATACTATGTTTTTCTCCTCTTCGTCACACTCCTTACCAATcacagcagcggcagcagcaacagcagaagCGCCAATGCCACCGTAGCACTCAGCTGAATCCAGGTGGAGCAGCTTCTGCTCCTACTACGCTCATCTGAGCATCCTCCATCACTGTGTGCTCCTCCATCAACCACAGTCTCTCTTCCTCTATGGTTAATACCATGTCTGAGGTTTGGATTCCTTTGTCACTTGACTTGAGTGTTTCTGTCTCTTTGTCCATATTACCCTAcagtctctcaatctctctgaacATCTCCACATTTAGCATCTCAAGCTCCTGGTCCTTCTCTTGATGTTGCCTCCtacctctgtcccactctctttGCAGAGCTTGGCTGCCTCTCTCCAACTCCGTCTTCATCTTCTTTAAcacttctttctctctttgttttcTTGTTCTCTGTACCAACTCATGTCTCTGAATCACCACTAGTCTTTCTTCTAGATGTTCTTTCATTTCACGAAACCTGCGCTTAATCTTCTCAATCTTCTTCCTTTCAGTCCAAGCCTCTTCACGGATTGTCTCCAAATGATCTCTCTTTGGGAGCCTTTCATCTGTTGTCAGATCCAGCTCAACTTGCGTTGTAGTTGTCTTCTGTCTGAGGTTGTTCTCAGTTTCTTCTTTAAGTTGAATGGAATCTTTGATCTGTCTCTGCATCTCAGTCTCCACCAGTTTTTTTTTGGGCTGTCTGTATCTCAGCTCTGATCTGATGCAGccgcttcttctctctctctatttccaccATGTTGTTTTCAATCTCCTTTCTCTGTTTGTCTACTTCAGCTATCTTTAGAGCAAGCTcattctcctcatcctcctgttTCAACTGTCCTACTTCCTCAATtgattctctctccatcttctctggTGAGGTTTGTGTTGCAGAATTCACCTGCTCCAGACCTTTGTGCCCTTTTTCCATCTCGTCTGAATGCATTTGTGTCACAGCATTCGTACAGCTCCTTTTTGTCTTGATGATTGCTGATATCTTTTTCTGTTCCTTGCTTTGCCAGTTTGACTTCCTCCATGTCTCCACTTTCTTGTTTTGTCTCTGCCGTAGGTCATATTTCTTTCTCCCCGTCCATCTCTCTGCTGCCAAATGCCATTAAATGGTCTGCTCCTGAGCTAAGGGCGTCTGTCTCTGCTGAAGACCACTCCAGGGTTTCCATTTTCCTCCCCTTCTATTCTTTAAATTGAGTGATCCAGTAACCTTCTGTATCCTTTTCTCTCTGAACCTCAACCCTTATCTTTTGCATTTGATGTCGTTCataatctcttctctctctttctgtaactgtTGCCTCAAGATCTCCATTTCCTCCTCATGCTGTTATAGTAGTAGCTGTCTCTGCACCAACCCATACTTCGCCCTGTCTGTCACGTTCTTGATTTTATTCATGTCTTTTTGTACGTCAGCTATCATTTGTTCTAGATCATGTCTCGCCTTCCTGATTCAGTCCATCATGTCTTCCTCTGTCTGAAGTGTCTCAACCTtttttctctgtctgtgttgtatTTGAGACGAAGACAACTTCATCCCTCTGTTTCCGAACACTGTCTTCTCTTTCCTCCAGCTGCGGCACCTCCATCATTGCTGCACCCTTTCTTTTGTCAATTTCATCCTTCAGTCTTTCTATGTCAGCTGTCATGTGTTCCTACTCATCCATCTCCAACCTTGTCTTTTccagttcatctctctctctttccatcaagTCCATATTGTTCCTCATCTCTTGTCTCTGTCTTTCCATCTCAATCTTAAATTGTTCAAGTGTGTCCTTCTCATCCTTTAAGACAGCTGTGAATTGTTCAATATCGCCTCTTTGCTGTGTAATCTCAGACTTCATTTGTTGCAGGCCATCTTTCTTCCTTTCAATCATGGCCTTGTTCGAGTCTGTTTCTTTTCTCTCACTTTGCATCTCAACATTCATCTGCTCTAAAGCAGGCTTCTTTTGCTCCATCTCTTAAATGATTCTCGTGTTGTCGTCCTTTTGCTTTTCTATTTTGAGGGCCATTTCCTCTGTACCCTCTCTCCATGGTCTCCTTCACAATGTTCTCTAGATCTTCCAACAGTCTCTGGGACTCTATGGTAACCCGTTCTAGCCCTTAGTttccagttaaaaaaaaaaaatcctggtcTTTTTGCAAGTCATCCATCACCTGAtctttctcttctttcttctCCATAGTTTATTGTCttacatttgtcattgttgtctcAGGCTTACTTTGCTCTGGCTCATCCGTTTCCCTCTGGGCCAAACTCCTCAAGCCTACGGTTTGTAACCTCTTTTGTCAACGGTTTCCTATTTTCAAGAGTAGCCATGTCCGCCTTTGCTACCTTTGTTACCAACGTAATTTGTTTGTGTGTATCTGGTTGTTCTTGTAGATTAAAAGCAGCACTCTGACTCTGTTATTTCGTTTTTCTGCTTTTGTATTTCAGAATGCATGTACTCTAGTTCTTTGTATTTCAGAATGCATGTACTCTAGTTCTTTGTATTTCAGAATGCATGTACTCTAGTTCTTTGTATTTCAGAATGCATGTACTCTAGTTCTTTGTATTTCAGAATGCATGTACTCTAGTTCTTTGTATTTCAGAATGCATGTACTCTAGTTCTTTGTATTTCAGAATGCATGTACTCTAGTTCTTTGTATTTCAGAATGCATGTACTCTAGTTCTTTGTATTTCAGATTGCATGTACTCTAGTTCTTTCCCTCTGACATTTAGTTCTTTCATTTGATTTTCAATTTCAATTTCTCCCTTCTGTCTCATGAGGTCTGCACTGACCTGCTCCATGCTCTGcctcatcctctctatctctgccatcATGATCTTAAAAGGGTATTGTTACTCCATTTCCACCATTGGATTTCTTTTTGGAGTCCTTCTTCCATTTCTTGTGATATTTCCATCTCCACTAGAGAGTCTGTGTTGAAGCATTAGTCAGGTGTTTTATTTTGGTTTCAGTTTCTTCCCTCTCACTCTTGTCAGCAGATTTGACTACCTCATCATCTTCTCTCAGTATATCTATGTCTTCCATACTTACCATTTCTTCATTTTGCTGTTGGGCATCCATTTCTTCTACATCCACCTTATTCCATTTTGTCTTCTCCATCATTCTGTCTAGATGTTCTGACCTCCTCTGTAAATCAGTCTTGATCTGGCCCATTTATTccatctctctttcagtctcAATCTTCATTTGTTCCAGATCATCTTTCTCCTTCTATATTCTGTCCTTGAAATTTTGAATtactttttttctcatcaataacACGTTCAATTCCTGCCCCTTCTTTCTTCCTGGATTTGGGCAGTCATGTTATCAACATGATCCTTTTTTTCTCTTTGTATCCTCCATGAGGTTTTCTAGATTCTCAGATCGTGTCTGTAAATCAGCCTTGATCTCTTCCAGCTCATTCTTTTCATCttgatttgtttgtttgtctTGTTCGATTTCCTCTCTTTGTGTTTGCATTTCAGACACCAGTAATTTAAACTCATCTTTGCCTTTTATTGCCAACTCTCTTGTTCTCTCAAGCTCCTCTTTCTCATTCTGTATCTCATGTTTCAGACGTTCAAGTTCTT contains:
- the LOC129819665 gene encoding acyl-protein thioesterase 2-like, translated to MCGNNMSVPLLAEAVTVSGTEKETAAVIFLHGLGDSGHGWADTMTTIRLPHVKYICPHAPRIPVTLNMKMTMPSWFDLMGLSPDSPEDEAGIKRAAENIKAIIDHEVKNGIPANRVMLGGFSQGGALSLYTALTCQQQLAGVVALSCWLPLHKSFPQAASTSGNRDMPILQCHGEMDPMIPVQFGAMTAEKLKIIVNPQKITFRTYPGLMHSSCPQEMAAVKEFIEKQLPRI